The nucleotide window GTCATTCCGGATCCGCATGGTGCTGCTGCGTAAGGGTTTTTATCTCGAACTGGATACGGCGAAGTCGGCTGAGACGCAAAAGCTCCAGCTCGGCACGGTGAGAGTCGTGTCCGAATCCCCAGAGGAATCGGACGGTACGGTCAGCGCATCAGCTGTTCTGACAGCCGCAACATCTGCAGTCGCAGCAGCACCAGCTCCTGGCAGGGTTCAGACCACATCCACCAGCACCGAACCAAAACCCTCCCTCACCACAGCAGAGGCGATGGCCGCAGAACTGGCTGCTGCGGAAGCATCCCGTCCTGCCATTCAGTACGTGACGTTTGCACCGCAAGCCCTGCAGCCCGGCACCGGACTTCGCCCTGGCAAACGCAAGCCCGGCCGCAATCTCTCCAATTTCCGCTCGATGGCCTCAGAGCTGTTCAAGAGCTGAGTCAGGCCTAAACATCCGAGATGACGTTGAAATCCAAGCGAGCAGCTGGCTTTCTGAGCTGGATCGGGCTCAGTGATCAATCCAATCATGAGGAGGCCAGGCCCAGGGCGGCCCGCGAGCAACCTCTGACGAGTGCACGCATTGCCCGACTGCGCCGGATGGGGGTCAAGGCCCGCCAGCTCATGGATGCCTACAAGGGTCAGGAGCGCTGAACCTCTCGCCTCCAACTGCAGAGAGCCGTGGTTGCAGCCACTGCCGCCGTTGAGCTGCGCAGGATCGTGTCACCGAGGCCCACTCCACACCAGCCGGCCTCGGCTGCGGAGCGAAGCTCTGCGCTGGTCCAGCCACCCTCAGGCCCGATCGTGATCCAGCAGCCATCAGGCAAGGACTTCGTGACCGCCAACAGAGTCGACAGATCAGAACAGGCCTGATCACGGGTCACCGCGATCAGGCGGAGGTGCTCCGCGGAAGGGTTGCCCCACCAGTCGTCGGTCGACAGGACAGGCAGAAGCTCAGGAGCCCAGAGTCGTTCACACTGCTCTACCGCCTCGCGCAGGATCACTCCCCAGCGATCAGGCCTGTACTCCGCCTGCGGTACACAGCGTTGGGCCTGAAGAGGTTGCAAGCGATCCACCCCCAGCTCGCAGGCCATGCGCATCACCTCATCCATACCGCGGCGCATCAAGGACACGGCCAGCCCTAACGGTGGGTGGGGTGCTGCAACGGTGTAAGGGAGCGCGCCAAGTTCACTATCCAGCGCAAGATCACCCTCTGTTGTGAGTCGAGTGCTGAACAACTGGCCGCAACCACTCACGACGTGCACCTCAGCACCGGGCCGCAAGCGGAGCACTCGCTTGAGGTAACGCGCCTCCGCCACGGTGAGCCCAATGCGGCTCAGCGCCTGAGCGCTACGAAGCCTGGCGGGTTCAATCAGCAGCCGCCGTCGCTCAGCCACAGCCGCTCAGGTCATACCCGGGAAGATGCTGTCTGGATGGTCCTCAACTGGCCAATCCTCATTCACGCCTCCGATCAAGAGTTCCTCGATCTGTACAAGATCAGAATCGAGTTGACGCAAGGCGTTGATCAGCACATCAAGGGAGAACCCATCACTCGTTCCAAGATCGACCCAGCAACGAGCCCAATCCTGCTCATACTCGAGTTGGCCCATGTTGTGCATCAACGCCGGCATCACTGAGGTGGACTCTTCATTGTCGTAACTCATCCAGCTGAGCTCATCACCCTCTTCGTGCACCTGCATGGATTCCGCATTGAAGCCTCCAAGCCTTCCCAGCACGTACCAGCTGTCGAAGATTCCATCGACATAGTTGCGCTCACCTTGGCTAGGAACTTCGCTGAAGCGCAGCCAGAGCCAGCAGTTGAAGGGATCAACCTCTCGGAAGCGAACGTGCATGGCCTTCAGATGACCACCGCATCATCGCTGGCTTCAGCCTGATCGACCATGCTGGGTTTGCCTGGATAAGGGATACAGCGCGTTTTAGGAAATGCTGGAACTCACCGATATCCACTACAAACCGGCAACCGCAGGAAGTTCCATCCTCAACGGAGTCTCCCTGACGGCGCAACAGGGCAGCCCCCTGCTGATTTCAGGGGAAAGCGGCAGCGGTAAAACAAGCCTCCTGGAGATCATCAGCGGCATGGTCGGAGCCCAATCCGGCAGCATCACCTGGAAGGGAGCAAGCCTGAATCAACGCCAGCGACGCTGGCTTTGCGGTGTCGTGTTCCAATTTCCTGAACGTCACTTCTTAGGACTGAGCGTGAGCCAGGAACTGAAACTGGGTCATCGCCGACTGGCCGGTGACGACCAGATTGAGGTCCTCAGCCAGGTGGGACTGCATGGGGTGGACAACCGACAGGCTCCGGAGCGGCTCAGTGGCGGGCAACAACGACGGCTGGCTTTGGCCGTGCAGCTTCTGAGAAAACCAGAGGTCCTGCTCCTTGATGAACCGACCGCGGGCCTGGACTGGTCGGTTCGAGGTGAGGTCTTGGACCTGCTCTTCAACCTATCCAGACA belongs to Synechococcus sp. WH 7805 and includes:
- a CDS encoding 16S rRNA (uracil(1498)-N(3))-methyltransferase, producing the protein MAERRRLLIEPARLRSAQALSRIGLTVAEARYLKRVLRLRPGAEVHVVSGCGQLFSTRLTTEGDLALDSELGALPYTVAAPHPPLGLAVSLMRRGMDEVMRMACELGVDRLQPLQAQRCVPQAEYRPDRWGVILREAVEQCERLWAPELLPVLSTDDWWGNPSAEHLRLIAVTRDQACSDLSTLLAVTKSLPDGCWITIGPEGGWTSAELRSAAEAGWCGVGLGDTILRSSTAAVAATTALCSWRREVQRS
- a CDS encoding DUF3531 family protein — protein: MHVRFREVDPFNCWLWLRFSEVPSQGERNYVDGIFDSWYVLGRLGGFNAESMQVHEEGDELSWMSYDNEESTSVMPALMHNMGQLEYEQDWARCWVDLGTSDGFSLDVLINALRQLDSDLVQIEELLIGGVNEDWPVEDHPDSIFPGMT
- a CDS encoding ABC transporter ATP-binding protein produces the protein MLELTDIHYKPATAGSSILNGVSLTAQQGSPLLISGESGSGKTSLLEIISGMVGAQSGSITWKGASLNQRQRRWLCGVVFQFPERHFLGLSVSQELKLGHRRLAGDDQIEVLSQVGLHGVDNRQAPERLSGGQQRRLALAVQLLRKPEVLLLDEPTAGLDWSVRGEVLDLLFNLSRQHVLIVVTHEPDLFRSWNCKHNQLRDGQLLALSP